Genomic DNA from Calonectris borealis chromosome 4, bCalBor7.hap1.2, whole genome shotgun sequence:
GCGTAGTGCCATGGGAGTGTGAGAAATGGGAGATGCCCTGAATGACCAACAGAAAAACCTATATAGGACAGCAGTCAGAAGGACAAGCAAGTTTGAGCCTTCCTGGCTTTAGTTAAGACTCTCCAGTTGCATTTACCAGAGACCTTAATTACACATGAGCTTGTTTTCCTTAAATGGAAGGTTTGGGTGATAATCCTAGTTACACTTCTAGGGAACGTTTTGGGGGGGATGGAAGGTGTTTTGCTCATGTAATCCTTCCATACTGACTGCTTTGTTCACAGCATGATGAAATAAACTCTTAGTTATTCGTACTAAAGGCAAGATAGCTTGCCTAACGAACAGCTGACCTGAGGGAGAACTCTGCTATGACAGGAGTAATGATTGACCCAGCTGAATGTGCAACAGCATAGTGTATCTGTAAAAGCATACTGCATAACTGCTTATATTTTACATTGCAGTATTTTATCATTTTCTAAGTAAAGCTAGAGAAAGAAACTACTTGAGCTAGTAAGCGGACTTTCAGATATTGTGCTGTCATGGCAACGTACTGTGATTAGTGCACTAGAGTGTTTTACTAAGGCTCACTAACAGAAATTTTCCCCTTTAGTTAGGCATCTAACTTTAGGTCTTTGTACGGTCAACTGAGGGAGGTAGCTACTAACACAAACATTCGGGTAGGTGAGCAAAAACTTCCACCAAGTCAGTAAAAATTGCAGATGTAGTATTATGACAACATCACTTCAACTTAGACTTTCAACAGTGCACTTCCTCCTTTAAGAAACTGACTGTCTTCCTGTAAGAAATGTTTCCTAGCACAAGACCTTTCTTTACTATGTATATAGTTATGTTGAGTATGGCACTCAACTGTTACCAAAACCCAGCAATGATACCTTTTCTAATCATTTTCTCATTAGGCTTATACTATCTGCCAGGGTCCACTGGCGCAGACCCAGTCATTGAGTCACAGTTCAATGCCATTATGTCATTTATAACAGCTGGAGCCGGGATATATCAGCAAGGCGTCTTGTCATTTTACAATTAATAAAGACCTACTTTGCCAACATTGCAATTCAAAGAAATACTGAGCAGCCAATACTCTGTATTTTTTCGTATTctagaggtggagaaagaagtgTCATCTGTTACAGATGCTGACATTTCCTCTGTAAGGAAGTTTTCCTCTGAATTTGCCTAACTGCAGTAGATTGGGGTAGTTTTTTTATGTGAAGGTCTGCTTTAGACTGAGCTgtttatttattctgtatttttttatttcaggcaaAGTGATTCAGCTGTTTTCAAGAATTAAGCTAGAGCAAAAAAGAGTGTTTCAGCTAAGTTCAAAATTCTAAGAGGATAAAAAGATGTAATTAAGAAGTGTCCATACAGGAACTGAGGCAGAGATCTTGTGGGAATACTTTCTACATAGGCTTCTTCTAGGAGATAATGTAAAAAAACGATTTGGATAAGCCATGTTTAATTAGAAAAACTTTCAAAATGGTAAAAGCCCATAACTACTCTgaattaaaggcttttttttgacTAATGAGTTTCAGAATTGCTCACAGATTCTTCcttgaaagaaataaagtaaaaaaaatagaataatctTTTTAACAACAAAAGAACTTCCatgaaaaggataaaataaatgtagaaGCAAGGTATACACCGATCTGTGGCAGGACTGCAATCCTTGCTTTGTGATTTACATGCATTGCACAGGGGTTTTGTGCTAATCACATATTCTGTGTCTTTGTCCAGCTGCCTTAATAGACTTAAATTGCAGCTGGTTAGGTTGGGTTTAaggaaaaacaactttctgaTAGTAAAAATAGGTAAATGCCTGAAATTCCTTGCTGTGGAAGGTTATTGAAATTCCTTTACTGCCTTCAAGAGATTCCTGTCAGGAATGGCTTGGGATTGCATTACAGAGATTGAAAACAGTTGAGTCTGCCTCTGAGCAGCAGTATGTATTAGATGATCTTGTTGGCTGACATCAACCTATGTCACCGTGTTACAAGGAAAGCTTCTGTATGATATCTCCCTGTATGAAGTGTTCAGAAGGCACAGAGGCACTCCTACACTTCCTGGCTGTTCTTTCCACCAtgtgaacacttccagggatgggttTACCTGAAGGAAAGAATCGACACCAGGCTTTCCTATTGGAGTTGAATCATGTTTTTTATAGCAGAGTTGCAATTTAATAAGTTGTATCACACcaaataaggagaaaaatacaCATCCTCAGCTCTTAAATGGTAGtgatatttgaataaaaatgaagctCACTTGTGGAACTAAAAATCTTACTCGTTATCAATATATAATGGCAAACACAATAACTAGCTGAATCTTGAATCACTTTAGCAGTGATAGGAGCGCTGGGTTTTAACATGTTGTTTCAAACTCAGTTTAGTAGCTAAATGGTTCTGCTATGCCAGATTCAAAGGATGTGAAATGTACATGTACAATTACATGTAGTGACCAAAGATATCAATTATATTACACTGATAGAAATGTGAAAGTAAAAGAAGGTCCACCGTGGTGTGTAGAAGTTCGCACTGGCAAAGAAGATATTCTCTTAGCTGGTCATGGCTTTTCTCTTTCCCGTCCATCTTACTCCTCCTGTcctatttccctttttttaaatcataattcaaaattaaattctgaaCACCTCAGAGGGCAGGCAGTGTAGTATATGATGtctgaaattttacttttttttaagtttacattAACAGAATTATATGAGATACTGtaacaaaacaccaaaaataaCCCAATTGTAAGAAAATGCATTGttggggaacaaaacaaggaggGCTTAGTAGGTTTTTCTGTCTCGCAATCCCATTGTTACTGTTCTTTGAGGAAGTGTGGCATGTGTTTGGGACACACTCTGGGGTAAGTAGTCGTATCTTTGTAACTTAACTGACCATAAGATTGTGATAGATGTCATGCATATTAACTAATTTTTTAATGAGACTTTTAGGGCATGATCCGATTATTCACAGTTGATGTCAGGGATTTGATAATAACACAGCTAGGGTCTCAGGGACAGATAGCCCTTTATGATGGTAAATACTTTGTCTTCTTGTGaacattatttccttcttccaaaaTCTGAAGCCAGTTTGACAAAGCTGATGTTTAAGACTATATTGATCATGTGAACAAAATACTTCTAAGTTACTCTGTCTCCTCTCCAGCAGGAAAATGGTGGTTTCTTGACAATGGGCTACTAAACATTACCAGCGTGTCTTTTGAAGACAGAGGGAAATACACGTGTGTCGCATCTAATATGTATGGCAGTGTTAACAATACTGTGACGCTGAGGGTTGTTTTTACCTCCGGAGATATGGGAATCTATTACATGATTGTCTGCCTTGTAGCTTTTACCATTGTTATGATACTGAACATTACTCGGTTATGTATGATGAGCAGtcatctgaagaaaacagagaaagcaatcAATGAATTCTTCAGAACAGAAGGGGCAGAGAAACTCCAGAAAGCCTTTGAGATTGCGAAGCGTATCCCAATTATCACTTCAGCCAAAACActtgagcttgccaaagtaaccCAGTTCAAGACCATGGAATTTGCTCGCTATATTGAAGAGCTGGCTCGGAGCGTACCTTTGCCACCTCTCATCATGAACTGCAGGACTATAATGGAAGAAATTATGGAGGTTGTCGGTCTGGAGGAGCAAGGACAGAATTTTGTACGGCAGACAGCAGAAGGCCAGGAAACCACTGAAACAGATGAGCTGTATATGATCCCGAATGCTTTGAAGCGCAGTGACTCTCCCACAGCGGACTCTGACGCATCGTCACTGCATGAACCACCTCAACAGATTGCAATAAAAGTGTCAGTTCACCCGTTGTCCAAAAAGGACTGCATGGATGGTCAGTCGCAAGAAAGCGTGCAGTTGGACACCAAGGAAGAAGACACTCCTCAAACACCAGCACTTCCTGCAGAGCCCCCTCCTGAGCCTTCTGCCGAACTCAGTTCTGATGACACAGCATTGGCAAATGACAAAAATACATGCGTTATATATGAAAGCCATGTATGATAGTTACTCCTGAATCTATGCATAGCAGGAAAATCAGGTggagttcttttaaaaatacatattgtaCTTGCCGCTAAGCCTTACCTGGAGACTATCATAGCAAAAGCATGTATGTGGATTATTTGGCACTTTCTTCTCAGTTTGTCTTTAGTTTACCATGATGTCTGGCAGAGTAATTGCTATTACATTAATATTAATTGCTCTTTTCGATTAGGAGTATTTCCAAGAAACATTTACCTCAGCATTTTCTAGGTTGGAGTCACCTGTAGTGGCATCCTGGAATTCATTGGTAGTCTTTAATGTAGGACACTCAAACTTACTAAACATAAAACtagttttcattttcctccttcatgCTCGTTACTTCcatcttttgcatttttgcaaatattatcTTGTGAATTTGAAATATTGCCCAAGAGGCAGCACTCCAGTAGCCAAATAAAATCCTAATAGATCCCATTTACAAAGCCTGTTTGCTCAGCTGCATTGTGATTTAGAGGGCTATTACAGAAagttaaaatgtttccatttcatttgaGACCACACTGCTTAGGCACAAGGGAAATAGTTTCCCCTTTTTCGTGGAATGAAGATGCCAACAATTGTTTTTTTCACATTGAGAAACAACTTTGAGGtgtattttacagatgggaaagcCCATAAACATCTTACAGAAAGTTGCAGTCATAACAGCTcggcagggtttttttgcatatatttgacCATTTTTTACTTTGCCAGAAGTTTATATGGAAAACAGCTGCAAATATGCAAAATGTGTTGTTTTGTAGTAATTTGGTAGGAGTAAGTATGCACTACCTTACCAGAAGATATGCAGGTTCCTTAACAGTCCTGCAAACACCAGTAATTAGCTCGGACAAAGGCTGAAATGGCAGAAGACCCTTTTATTGGGATTCTCAATTTTGTGCAGATTCATATTCTGAAAATCAAGCCTAAATTCATCTGTAAGCATAATTTTGAGAGTGTTTtatccaaactaaaaaaaaaatataatcaagtGTCCTGTGAAATTACAATGACGATCACACAAACTGTTTACTGTGTTATAATTGCTTTGGTATTTTAAGAACCTCCTACCTATGTAGGATGTTCACTGC
This window encodes:
- the MFAP3L gene encoding microfibrillar-associated protein 3-like isoform X1, with product MNILNSHHFLYFLPTTHLVILLAALTTAEDVTNSTFNRTDTNTGSVPVVISRIDHIIVKEGSSALIDCNVQGSPSPHYRWFNSNGRLLQEEENKAGKWWFLDNGLLNITSVSFEDRGKYTCVASNMYGSVNNTVTLRVVFTSGDMGIYYMIVCLVAFTIVMILNITRLCMMSSHLKKTEKAINEFFRTEGAEKLQKAFEIAKRIPIITSAKTLELAKVTQFKTMEFARYIEELARSVPLPPLIMNCRTIMEEIMEVVGLEEQGQNFVRQTAEGQETTETDELYMIPNALKRSDSPTADSDASSLHEPPQQIAIKVSVHPLSKKDCMDGQSQESVQLDTKEEDTPQTPALPAEPPPEPSAELSSDDTALANDKNTCVIYESHV
- the MFAP3L gene encoding microfibrillar-associated protein 3-like isoform X2; amino-acid sequence: MNILNSHHFLYFLPTTHLVILLAALTTAEDVTNSTFNRTDTNTGSVPVVISRIDHIIVKEGSSALIDCNVQGSPSPHYRWFNSNGRLLQEEENKGKWWFLDNGLLNITSVSFEDRGKYTCVASNMYGSVNNTVTLRVVFTSGDMGIYYMIVCLVAFTIVMILNITRLCMMSSHLKKTEKAINEFFRTEGAEKLQKAFEIAKRIPIITSAKTLELAKVTQFKTMEFARYIEELARSVPLPPLIMNCRTIMEEIMEVVGLEEQGQNFVRQTAEGQETTETDELYMIPNALKRSDSPTADSDASSLHEPPQQIAIKVSVHPLSKKDCMDGQSQESVQLDTKEEDTPQTPALPAEPPPEPSAELSSDDTALANDKNTCVIYESHV